The Methanopyrus kandleri AV19 DNA segment CGCTCACGACTCGGAAATCGGTCGGGTGAAGTCCTGTGTCGATTCTCGGGATTGGGAGGGTCAGTCCCGTCACGTCTAGGTTGAGCGCCTCGGGTGCGTGCCTCTCGAACTCCTCGGGCGGACCGTGACGCGCGTCCCACGTGGCTATGAACATCAGCCCACGGTTCAAAGCGTCCCCGGCTCGGTCCAAGATGCGACGGGCGGCGTCCGGACCCGCGTCGTGGACGTCGTGGATCGATATCCCGGACTCCGGGTCGCCCACGCCCCGGTAGACCAGCAGGTCGTCGGAGAAAAACACGTGGGCACCCACGTTAACGTCACAGAGCAACTCAGTGGTAGCCACCATCAGGCAGCGACTGGAGCGGATGATTTCGCAGTTCTTCCCGCGGCAGCTCTCACAAGGTAGGTGCTCGACGAAGACCGGCGCGAAACCTCGGGCTGCGGCTAAAACCGCCACCATCGCGGCGTAGCTGAACTCCATATGCGGCATCCTCCCCTGACCGCACGGTGCGAGCCGGGGCTTCGACTGACCGTGGCTTGGGTAGATTTGTCCGAGCGTTCGGTAGCACGGTCCCCGTGCGTCGTGTTCCGCTCGACCGGGTCGGGATAGGGGGACCGTCTCCCTGGTTCCGAACCCTCGACGGCACCGAACGAGCCCGACGGACACTGCTAGGACGCGGGATGGGAAGTGTACCGGGGCGTCGGAGGTCGAAGCGGGAGTTGGTTCGTGGTCCCCGGCCGTAATCGGGTACGCGCGCCACTCGCCGCGCCTCGGCAATAAGGGACGTCGTCACCCGTCGGTAAGCCGGCCTGTCGTCATCGGAGCGTGCTTCCGTGGAAGTTACGGGACGACTCCGGAAGTTCGGCGACGCGCGCGGACGCGGTAATCGTCATCATTCCACGATTACGTCGGCACCCGATGACTTTTCGATGCGGGCGCGGCGCACGGGAGCCGGGCCGATTCACACGAAAGGTTTAGGCGGCGTGAGCCGTCCGGGCGGCCGTACCGTCGGTGAGACGGCCGTACATCAGCCAATCATCCGCCGGAGTGTCTCAACCGATGACTCTACTTCCACCCCTCCACCGACCGGGAGTTCCACACCACCCAACGCCGAGGCCCGCTCGATGACCTCGTCCGCGTGTTCCACTCCGATGAGGTTCTGAATCCTCTTGATCCTCGAGTACAAGCTCTCCTGGGCGCCCTTCTCTTCCCACAGGGGGTCGTACTCCTTCGGCTCTATCTCGATCCATCCTACCCTCACCGTCGCTCCCGAGTTCAGGATGTTCTCCGCGAGCTCCGTCGGCTGTGACAGAAGCTGTATCAGCTCCGCGGCCCTCTCCACGGTGTCCACGAGTATGTCCGATATCCATCTTTCCACCCGCTCGTCCTCGATTTCCAGAGCTGCGATGGCCTCCTCCAGGTATCCGTTGAGGAGCTCCAGTTCCTCCACGGGACCGAGCTCGACGTTCTCCAGAGGCTCGGCCAGCTCTTCGAGTGGGGGAAGCCTGTTCGCGCACGTATGACAGAGGAGTGTGAAGATCGTCCAAACCCGGGCCGGTGATGCGAACTTCGGGACGATGTCTCCGTATTGAATCTCCAGCGACGGGAGCGCCTCGACGATGCACTGGTCCGTGTCTACCGCCTTGGCCACGAGCTCGGCGGCCTTCCCGAGGTCCTCGTCCTCTAAGAACCCTTCCGTACACGCCATGAGCGCGACTTCTACCAGCAACGGACCCGCTACGGTCTCTAGGCAGGGTTCTTCGAGGTACTTGGGTACCGCCGATAGGAAGGCACGACGTATCTCCAGTAGGTACCCGAGTGCGACGTCTGGTGTTTCGGTAACTTCTTCGAGGGCCACGCGAAGCTCGAACACACCGCTCAACGACCATCGGGTGATTCGCTCCACGGCATCGACCAGTGTAGCAGGATCATCCAAAACCTCTTCCAAAAGGAACCGAACCGGATGAACGTGATGGATCTCCTCCCCTCGAAGTGCGCGGACGAGCGGTTTATCCGGGTCAAGCGTCGAAATCATCGCGCGCCGAAAGAGTTCGAAGTTCTCGAGCACCTCACAAGGTTCCGATACCGCGGCGTGTAACTTCTCCAGCACCGACGGTTTCGGACGGACCGGGACCTCCCACCACTTCAACCGACACTCCCCGGTACTCCGGTCGACGTATTACAATGTTAAGTTTGCAGGAATGTTCAGTCAGGTGGTCGCAGTCTTAAGAGAGATATAGAGATATTATGTGTGGGGGCGCTGAGAGAGTGCGAACACTCGGCCGGCGAAGTCAGCTTCAGGGGGCGCCTCCTCATCCCTTCGGCGTCGGGGACGTTCTTCATCCGTGGAGAGTCACCTTAGACCGAGCAACCTCCCGAGTAGATTCAGTAGATTGGTCCCTTCCGGTAACCCAAGCTCTCGGGCGAGCTCCCAGAGAGCGGGTGAGACCTGAGCTCTCCTTCGGACTTCTCCCCACAAGCGCTCCACGGACCGGTGAAACGAGCTGGGGTCTCGGCGTAACCTCCGGGATAGCCCGTCGAAAATCCTTCGGGCCTCCCCTTGCAGTGCCGCCCACATGGTCTCGTAGGCGAGTTTGGGATCTCCGGGGATTTCGGCTATCCCATAGCGGTATCGGATAGACGGGCGGCCAGCCAAAGATACCCTGCTCCTACCCGAAACCCCGTTCTTCCGAGCTCTTCCACAGCTTCCGCGCCCCCTGAAGCAGCACCCGGGCTGCGGCCACGTCTCGCGGGTCAGGTCTTCCACACAGTCGCCGTCTGAAATCGTGGATTATCCTCCAGGCACCGTACACGGTCAGGGGGATGGTGACCGCGAAGAACACCAGACAAGCCGTGCTCCGAGCCTGTAGGGCTTCACTAAGACGTTCCCAGTGACCGGAAAAGAGCGCCCACGTGGCGGCCCCGACCGCGGTCAAGTTCACGACGGCTACCACCGTACCGGGACCCGCTCGCGGTCCCCATAGCAGCCGGAGCAGCGACCATAAGGCAAAAACCGCCAATAATCCCCCTAGGGCGATATGGAGGTACACCGGGTGGCCCCCACTACATCCAACGCTGTCGCGCCTATATCGACGCTACGTCGCGCGGTGTAGGGGGGACACAGCCGGACTCCCACCCCCGTGGCGCGATACCGGTCACGACCTTCCCGTGGTGATCCGGACTCCCCGTTCGCCGTCATCTAGGTCGAGCGTGTGGATTCACCTCATCCTCCTCTTCCTGAGCTCCTCGATAGAGTCATCGAGGAGGTCGTCAAGCGCGTCGTCGCCCACCAACTCGCCCGCTTCTTCCATGTCCAGCTCGTACAACCGCTCGACCGCCCCGTTTGCTTCCTCCTCCACGAGCTCACGAACGCGCTCCACGACCGACTCGTGTACTTCCTCCTGTGGACCCGGCTCCCAAATGGGGTCGTATTCGCCCGGCTGTATTTCGACTTCGCCCAAACGGATCACGGCACCCGCTCCGGGTATCTTCACCGCCAGCTCCTCCCATCGGGAAAGGGTGTCCGCGAGCTCCAACGCGTGTTCCACGCTGTCCACCAGAATCGAGCCCACCCAGCGCAGAACCTCCTCGTCGTCGATCCCCAACCCACCTACCGCTTCATGGAGTGCTTCTCGCACCGAATACTCTATCTCATCTATCGGCCCCGGTCTGAGCTCCTTCAGCGGTTTCACCAGTTCTTCCGGCGGGACGGTACGGTTCGCGCACGTGTGACATAGCAGTGCGAAGATCACCCAAACCCGAGTCGGCGACGCGAACCTCGGAACTAAGCTCCCGTACCGTACCCCCAGTTCCGGAAGGAGCTCTAAAACCCGCTCGTCCACACCCACCCCGTCGGCCACGTACTCGGCGGCTTCCTTCAGATCCTCACGTTCCAGGAGTCCTCCCGCGCACGCCATGAGCGCGACTTCTACCGATAGTGGCTCCAGCACGCTCTCCAGACCCGGGTCTTCCAGGTATTCCGGGGTTCTCCGTACGAAGAACCGCCGTAGCTGAAGGAAATGCAGGAGGACTATCTCCGCGGGATCGACGGTACCCCTCAGTCCCTCCCAGAGCCCGGATACGCCGCTTATCGTCCAGTGTATCAGCCGCTCCGCGGCTTCCGCCAGCGTACTAGGGGTGTCCAAGACCTCGAGGAGAAATCGTATCGGATGTGTCTCCTCGATTCCCTCGCCCTTCAGCAGTCCCGCGAGACCTTCACAGGACTCGAGCGTCGAGAGTACCACCCGTCGGAAGATCTCGAAGTCCCCGAGGGTCTCGCAGGGCTTCGGCATCGCCACGTGCAGCTTCTCCAATGCGGATTCCTCCGGTTGGAGCGGATCGTTCCAATCCAACACGGCTCCCCGTAGACTCGGGTGGTGCGTTCGGCTTACAAAGCTTTGAAAGCCCCGCCTTCCGGACGGGGACGCGATCGCCGGAGATACCCGCTAGAACTCTCGAGTCCAGAGCGGCAAAGGTATCGGGTGGATCGGATTCGCTGCTAATCGGAAGCGGGGTACCGAGTGCCAATCGCTGATTAACGGCTACAGCATCGGGGTCTCAGGGACTACCCAGACTCAAAGCTGTTGAAACCGATTGAAGGACTTGGGTTACGATCCCGGGTCCCCAGGATCCGGTTTGGGAGCGGGGTCGGAGACTGATTCGAAGCCGAACTCAGGAACTTCTGAACCTTTCCGTCGCCCCCGCGAGCCCTTAGCCTAGGCGAGGGAAGTTAACTTCCGGAAAGTATCATCACGCCGTGAGGGGATCACACCGGACCCGACACCGGTCGATCCAGGGCCGATCGAACCCCGAAGGGGTTTAACCCTCTGGCGAATGGCGGGTGGGAGGGTTACCGCGTGCTCGAGACTATCCTTCTGGCCACCGTCGCCTGGACGGTTCAGGACCACGATCAACCTTTCGCCACATATTGGCAGGACGTGAAGTTTTGGGAGATCCTGGAGCGACACCCGCGCACGCTCGTCGTCGATCCCTACTGCGGTCCCGACGACCGACCTTGGACCAAGGACGAGATCCGCACCCTACGCGAGCACGGTGTGAAACCCGTAGCGTACCTATCACTTGCCACGGTCGGCAAGCACCAGACGGACCTGTACAGTCTCGCGGAGGAGAAGGGACTCCTCGGTCCGCGGGACCCGTACTGGGAAGGGGACCGTGCAGTTCGATTCTGGGAACGCACCTGGCTCGACGCCCTCCGCACCAAGTTCGAAGAATTACGGGACCTCGGCTACGAGGGTGTGTTCATCGACGTTGTGGACCCGTGGACTCTGGACTGGTACGTTAAGTGGTTCCGTCGCGAAACCGGCGAGAACTTGGAGAAACTGCGTGAGTTAACTTACGATGCACTCGAGGAACTCATTCAGGCGGCACTACACCTCGGCCTCGAAGTCTACGTGAACGTCGGGGGCGCGATCTTCGATCCAAAGCTCGCCGAGCTCAAGGAACGTTACGGGTTCAAGGTCGTCGTTGAGGACGTGATCACCGACGATGAGGGTAATCTCGTCCCGGACGACGTGTTCCGTGATTACCTGCGCGCCCTCGCACACCTAGGCTCGGGCGTGTACGTGATCGAGTACGACCTGACGATGACCCCCGAGGTGAACGAGCGGCTCGAAGAACTCTTCGCGGAGACGAAGGTGGAGGCGGTGTACGTGACCTCGCTCGACCACGATCGACTCGGGATCGACATAGTTCCCATCAAGGCTCCGGTGAACCCGTCGGACACCTCGGGGAGCTCGGGGGAGGAGAAGGCATCGTACACGCGGGAGAACGAGGAAGACTTGGAGAGAATCCCCGTGGAGGAGCTCGTGGAGGAAGGTCCGAAGAAACTGCCGGTGATCCCGATAGTTCCTCCGGTGCGTCGACGATGCCTATCGCATGGGTAACACTCCGGCTCTGCCCCTTCACGAAAATCCTCCGAAGTGCTGTGCGTTCGGAATTCGACGGCTTACCACGCGTTTCGAGGAGACGTGAGATGGGTCGCGCTGTGACAACGGTCCCGGGGCTCGGGTATGGGATCGCCGGGGGCCCCGGTCCGTCGGCTCACCGGCTCGTTGTGTCTGGTGCTCGTGGAAGAGGCTACTACCGTACCCACGTTCCCCGGTGCGCTGTACGTTCTGGACCCACCCGGTGAACCGGGACGACTCCGTGAGGGTCCCGAGCTCACCGACGAAGAGGGAAGATCCGTCGTCCCGTTCGTGGCCCTCGTCGAGCCGCCGCTACGGGAAGTTATCCGGGTCGAGGGGACGACACTCCACGTACACCCGGACGCCGTCGTTCACGTGGACCCGGACCAACCGGTTGTACTGACAGGATACGCGTGCGACGATCGTCACACCGTCACCGCCGTTCTGCCGTTTCGCTCTTTCCTCGTAGCGCTGGATCACGCCCGTCACGGGCCACCTGATCCCTACGAACTTTTCGAGGTCTTTGCGATCCTGTATGACCCGATTCAGGCGGCCGCCTTCACCCTGAACGCCCGTGGACACGCGCTCCTGATCGACGAGCACGGAGTGAACGAACATGCCATGCTCTACACGACTCCGCCAGGTCACCCCGGGCCCGACCACATCTCATCCCGGCACGTGCGGCCGAGTGACCTGCAGGGAGCCCCGAAGCACGTCACCGGCGACGGGCCGCCCATCCTTCCACGCGACCGCTACCTCGATCTGCTCGCCCGGACTCAGTTGATCACAGGTGTTCCGGAACCCGGACGCGCCGACTTCCGTCTACTCGAGAACGTGCACGAGTACGTTAGGCCCCTCCTTACCACGATCCACCTCGCACACCATTGGGAAACGCGACAGGTTCACGAAGAAACCGGACGCCTCGTCGCCGAGATTCTCAGGGGAGACCTTCACAGAGAGGTCGCCGATGCTCACAAGCGGGCGGTGCGTGCCCTCGGATCCCGATACCCTACTCCGGCTTACGCCCCCGACGCTCGTGTTCGCTGGGCTCGTCAGCTCGCCGGGCCTGTCTCCGACCGCGTCCTCACGAAGGTACAGGATTTCGCCCGTCTCGTCGCCTGCCATCGTCTCGTCAACCGTCTTTGGACGTTCGTCGATACCGTAACGCTGCTCGGATACGAGGAGTGCGTGGACCTCGTCGAGATGGCGTACAGCTACACCGAGCACGACCTTCCGGGACACGAGATCGAGAGGCTTCTCCGACCCTGGATCGACGCACTCCGGGATCCCCACTATCGACGTTTGGAGCGGGGGACCGCACCGCCACCTAAGTTGCGGCTCGTCGAACCCGAGGAGCCCGAGGACTTGCTCGTGTGTTACGACCGTCTGCTGTGATCCGGCTACCGGAGGTCAGGGTTGGGCCGTGGGGAAAAGTGATCCGGAAAATTTTTACCGGTGGGGGCCGGCGTGCGGCCGGCACCGTCGGAACCGTCGACGTCCGTGAGCGGTCTCGGACGGCGTGTCCGTCCGCCGAAAACCTGGCCTCCCTCATACACCCTATCCATACGGTGCAATGCGAACTATCGTGGGATAGTAGACCAAGATTCACTGTATGTCCGACTCCAGTATTAAACTTCTTCTAAAGCTTTCAGTAAATCCTCCGCCTTGACAGATCTCGTCTTACCTAACACTCTCTC contains these protein-coding regions:
- a CDS encoding endo alpha-1,4 polygalactosaminidase; translated protein: MLETILLATVAWTVQDHDQPFATYWQDVKFWEILERHPRTLVVDPYCGPDDRPWTKDEIRTLREHGVKPVAYLSLATVGKHQTDLYSLAEEKGLLGPRDPYWEGDRAVRFWERTWLDALRTKFEELRDLGYEGVFIDVVDPWTLDWYVKWFRRETGENLEKLRELTYDALEELIQAALHLGLEVYVNVGGAIFDPKLAELKERYGFKVVVEDVITDDEGNLVPDDVFRDYLRALAHLGSGVYVIEYDLTMTPEVNERLEELFAETKVEAVYVTSLDHDRLGIDIVPIKAPVNPSDTSGSSGEEKASYTRENEEDLERIPVEELVEEGPKKLPVIPIVPPVRRRCLSHG